Genomic segment of Bacteroidota bacterium:
CCAAGACCGATTTTTGCTCGGCGCTTGCCAATAGGCAAGTCCCTCCACAAAATCCATAATTACATCCAAAAAAAATCCTCTTTTTTCCGCCCAATCCGCGTCATCCGCGTTCCCTTTTTCACACTATACAAGATTCATATTGTCACACCGGCGGCTCCATCACCATGCCACAATTTTTACATGTGCGCAGATCAACATCTAAATAAAATTTATTTAAGATCTGAGGCAATTGATTTACGATATCCTTTAATGGAAAATGTTCTTCATGTAATTTGGTATTACATTTTTCGCAAAACCACATACATGCATCGAATTCTTTTTCGGTGCGGTAGCGTTCAATAACAAGTCCAACAGTATTTGCAGGGCGACGAGGTGAATGCGGAACATTAGGTGGTAATAAAAACATATCACCTTCTTTAATTTCAATATTTCTCGCCTTGCCATCTTCCTGAATACAAACAGTGATATCACCTTCCACCTGATAAAATAATTCCTCACCATCTTCAAAATGAAAATCCTTACGCGCATTTGGTCCGCCCACCACCATCACAATAAAATCTTCATTCGCTTTATAAACCTGCTGATTTCCAACCGGTGGTTTTAATAAGTGACGATTTTCGTCTATCCATTTTTTTAAATTAAAGGGTGCTGCTACTGCCATAACTTTGATTGTTTAATTTTGAAGTAAATTTATAAAGAATTATGAATATCAGTTTGGAAAATAAAACAGCTATCGTTTGTGGTAGTACTCAGGGTATTG
This window contains:
- a CDS encoding 3-hydroxyanthranilate 3,4-dioxygenase; its protein translation is MAVAAPFNLKKWIDENRHLLKPPVGNQQVYKANEDFIVMVVGGPNARKDFHFEDGEELFYQVEGDITVCIQEDGKARNIEIKEGDMFLLPPNVPHSPRRPANTVGLVIERYRTEKEFDACMWFCEKCNTKLHEEHFPLKDIVNQLPQILNKFYLDVDLRTCKNCGMVMEPPV